The genomic DNA TTTGACCCCTTGAAGGACGTTAAGAGCTTTGACGATCTGAAAAAGTTTCCTGAGTTCGAGGACGAATGGTTGAGGGGTGGCCCCGTCGATCGCTGGATCCCTAAAGGGCACCAGGGCAAGCCGACCTACGTTTTCGAAACCGGCGGCACAACGGGAATTCCTAAGAGTCGTGTTGTGATTGAAGATCACTGGAAAGACTACGAACTCTTCAGCGACACGCTTCCCGATGAGTATTTTCCTAAGGGTTCAAATTGGCTGATGCTCGGCCCAAGCGGACCTCGTCGACTTAGATTGGCGGTTGAGCACTTGGCCCAGCACCGAGGTGGAATCTGTTTCTGCATCGACCTCGACCCACGTTGGGTTGTGAAGTTGATCAAGAAAGGCTGGATGGAACATCTTGAAGAGTACAAGAAGCATTGCGTCGACCAAGCCGTGACGGTCCTGACGGCCGGGCACGATATTAAGTGCATGTTCGCGACTCCCAAACTTCTTGAATCGCTTGGTGAGGCGTTAGAAGAGAAGGGCACATCGCTTCAAGAAGTGGGCATCAAAGGTATCTTCTCGGGTGGAACAGAGTTCACGCCTCAGTGGACAAAATTTTGCGTGGAAGAGATGCTTGGCGGCCCAGCGTCCGAAGGCGGCATCTACATGACGCCAACCTATGGAAACACATTGATGGGCTTGGCATGCAGCAAACCGATCACTGCTGAACAGGGCTATAAGATTTCGTATTACGCGCCTCAACCTCGGGCGGCAACCGAAGTGGTTTCATTCGACGATTACAACCAAGTGGTAGGTTACGGTGAGACCGGTCGCGTCAAACTGTACACGCTAACGGATGAATTCTTCGTACCCGGGTTCATGGAACGTGACGAAGGTGAACGTGAAGCACCGTTTGAAACCTATCCCTGGGATGGCGTAAGCGGTGTTCGCCCATTCCACGAATTGGCAACTTCAACGACGGTTGGTGTTTACTAAGACGAATTGCGGTCCGCTGTCAAAGCGAACTTTGTTCCTCCGCCTCCTTTCCAAGATAGATTAGAAACGATGATCACACTGAGCCCGCTTCGTTGGGGTAAACCGTACGAGTCACTTGACCATACCAATGTGGTCCACTTTGACACCGGTGAGCCGATCGCCCGCATTGGAAACGTTGGCGGCGGAATTGTCGGCAAAGACATGCGTCAAGCGCACAAGGCGCGCGAAACGCTACTGCAGCATTCAACCGACGATTTGATCGAGCGATGCAAGCGGGCCGCAGTGTTGTTCGAGTCAGCGGACCTGACCGTAGGTGACTCAACGCAATCAGTTGATCAGTTTGTGCACCAGCAGTCCGCGAGCACCGGGTTGCCAGAGCACATGTGCCGATCAAACATGACGAAGAACAGTTTTGTTCTTAGCAACATTGATCAGATTCTTGATTGTCTTACACGGGGATTGGACCTGTCTATTCTTTCGCGTGGTTATGGCGAAGAGGGACGCGGCGTTACGGTCAGCTACCAGTGCCAAAGTCCGGTACTGGGCGCCGTCCTGCCGAATAACTCACCAGGGGTTCATACGCTTTGGCTGCCAGCGATTCCGCTTCAGATCGGCTTGGCCCTTAAGCCTGGATCGCAAGAACCTTGGACTCCTTATCGGATGGTTTCAGCTTTCATCGAAGCTGGAATTCCCAAGGAGGCTTTTGGCTTGTACCCAGGTGGTCACGACGCGGGTGGTGCGATCATGACTAAGACGCCTCGAAGCATGATCTTTGGAAGCGCGCAAACGGTAGCGCAGCACGAAGGCAATCCGAAGGTCCAGGCTCATGGTCCCGGGTTTTCGAAAATTTTGATCTGCGATGATGTCGTCGACGATTGGGAAAACTATCTCGACATGATGGTCGAAAGTGTTCTCAGTAACTCAGGCCGAAGTTGCATTAATTGCAGCGGCATTTGGGCGAGTCGTCATACCCGCGAAATTGCCGCGGCGATCGCTGATCGAATTGGCGAGGTCAACGTCCTTCCGCCTAGTGATCCAGATGCGGCTTTGGCTGCGTTCACGGTAAAAGCGATGGCGACTGGAACATGGTCGATGGTTGAACAAGATCTTGCGGAAAGTGGCGTCGAAGACATGACTGCTGCTTTTGGTGAGAAACTCATCGAACGAGACCATTGTGCTTATCTTCGACCGATGGTTGTTCACGCCAACTCGCCGGATCGCGCGGTCGCGGCCAAGGAGTACATGTTCCCGTTTGTCAGTGTTGTTGAATGCCCGCAAGCAGAAATGCTTAAACGGATCGGCCCGACTTTGGTGGGAACGGTGTTAACCGCCGACCAGTCGTTTATAGATGCGGCGGGCAGTTGCGTTGAGATTGACCGGTTGAATGTGGGCCCGATTCCAACAAACCGGTTGAATTGGTTGCAACCACACGAAGGGAACATCATTGAATTCTTGTTCCGTTCGCGAGCCTATCAAAT from Rubripirellula amarantea includes the following:
- a CDS encoding aldehyde dehydrogenase family protein; translation: MITLSPLRWGKPYESLDHTNVVHFDTGEPIARIGNVGGGIVGKDMRQAHKARETLLQHSTDDLIERCKRAAVLFESADLTVGDSTQSVDQFVHQQSASTGLPEHMCRSNMTKNSFVLSNIDQILDCLTRGLDLSILSRGYGEEGRGVTVSYQCQSPVLGAVLPNNSPGVHTLWLPAIPLQIGLALKPGSQEPWTPYRMVSAFIEAGIPKEAFGLYPGGHDAGGAIMTKTPRSMIFGSAQTVAQHEGNPKVQAHGPGFSKILICDDVVDDWENYLDMMVESVLSNSGRSCINCSGIWASRHTREIAAAIADRIGEVNVLPPSDPDAALAAFTVKAMATGTWSMVEQDLAESGVEDMTAAFGEKLIERDHCAYLRPMVVHANSPDRAVAAKEYMFPFVSVVECPQAEMLKRIGPTLVGTVLTADQSFIDAAGSCVEIDRLNVGPIPTNRLNWLQPHEGNIIEFLFRSRAYQMADLPVAAMTK
- a CDS encoding acyl-CoA synthetase family protein, producing MSTADTAISDEVKQKAAEAKDSLNEHTLKTVHWHFSDETGSPFWLAKKSELKFDPLKDVKSFDDLKKFPEFEDEWLRGGPVDRWIPKGHQGKPTYVFETGGTTGIPKSRVVIEDHWKDYELFSDTLPDEYFPKGSNWLMLGPSGPRRLRLAVEHLAQHRGGICFCIDLDPRWVVKLIKKGWMEHLEEYKKHCVDQAVTVLTAGHDIKCMFATPKLLESLGEALEEKGTSLQEVGIKGIFSGGTEFTPQWTKFCVEEMLGGPASEGGIYMTPTYGNTLMGLACSKPITAEQGYKISYYAPQPRAATEVVSFDDYNQVVGYGETGRVKLYTLTDEFFVPGFMERDEGEREAPFETYPWDGVSGVRPFHELATSTTVGVY